Proteins encoded within one genomic window of Corynebacterium aurimucosum:
- a CDS encoding NUDIX hydrolase: MPTPDYIVSLREKIGHEQLFLPGVTAVIVRAVPTGSAIWELPSVLLAQRADTGAWGPISGICEPGEEITATALREVKEEIGLDGRIEALLGVGQVGPVTYPNGDNCMFMDTAIRVSVPDDAEPVISDEENLAAQWFSVAQMPTSVSARHRMIIGDAVAQMKHPQGFRPRMGYVKRT, translated from the coding sequence ATGCCCACTCCTGATTATATTGTGTCCCTGCGTGAGAAAATCGGCCACGAGCAGCTCTTTTTGCCCGGCGTGACCGCGGTTATTGTGCGGGCCGTGCCTACCGGCTCCGCGATCTGGGAGCTGCCATCGGTCCTGCTTGCTCAGCGTGCCGATACTGGTGCGTGGGGTCCTATCTCCGGTATCTGTGAGCCGGGTGAGGAGATTACGGCGACCGCACTGCGTGAAGTTAAAGAAGAGATTGGTCTTGACGGGCGCATCGAAGCGCTTCTTGGGGTGGGGCAGGTGGGCCCAGTGACTTACCCCAATGGGGACAATTGCATGTTCATGGATACCGCCATTCGCGTTTCCGTGCCGGATGATGCGGAGCCGGTCATCTCCGACGAAGAAAACCTTGCCGCGCAGTGGTTCTCCGTGGCGCAGATGCCGACGTCCGTCAGCGCCCGCCACCGCATGATTATCGGGGATGCAGTGGCGCAGATGAAGCACCCGCAGGGCTTCCGCCCGCGGATGGGCTACGTTAAGCGCACTTAA
- a CDS encoding MFS transporter, which produces MSVPHPRNVITTKALSVWVAAVLVYIVAITGRTSFGVAGLEAIDRFDVDASRIAVFTSVQLGIYSLAQIPTGMLIDRFGPRRLLVIGSVIMGIGQVVLGFTSNYWVAIAARLLIGAGDATAFLSVMRILPYWFPLHRTPMFTQVTSSLGQLGQFMSALPFAILLGWGGWTMAFVTLGAVGILIAVAAAVAVADSPESLGIVPKPKEKPNAKPESTAALLSTVFLSPVAWQAFFIHWIGLGATNVFVMLWGVPLMTAGMDFSKTSAGWVLTWFSVCMVLVGPLHGRLSSRARGFRPWLALGFVAIHCAVWVLFFLFGGSYLSLFILISVVSLCTPVANYGFDIVRENLDRRVVATATGLGNMGGFIATVIGAQLVGMVLDHLGNGPDYPFYDFRLAAWAVFGVWCIGIVGVLITHILRSRGGEEGPHARIVQVG; this is translated from the coding sequence ATGTCGGTCCCTCATCCTCGCAATGTAATTACCACTAAGGCTCTCTCCGTGTGGGTAGCTGCGGTGTTGGTCTACATCGTGGCAATTACCGGCCGCACATCTTTTGGCGTAGCGGGGCTTGAAGCCATCGATCGCTTCGACGTCGATGCCTCCCGCATTGCTGTTTTCACCTCTGTGCAGCTGGGTATTTATTCACTGGCACAGATCCCTACGGGCATGCTCATTGATAGGTTCGGACCCCGCCGCTTGCTGGTCATTGGCTCCGTCATCATGGGCATAGGCCAGGTGGTCCTCGGTTTCACCAGTAATTATTGGGTAGCCATCGCCGCCCGGCTGCTCATTGGCGCGGGCGATGCCACCGCCTTCCTCTCCGTGATGCGCATCCTGCCCTATTGGTTCCCGCTGCACCGGACCCCCATGTTCACCCAGGTCACCTCGTCGCTGGGGCAGCTCGGTCAGTTCATGTCTGCCTTGCCTTTTGCCATTCTGCTGGGCTGGGGCGGGTGGACCATGGCCTTCGTTACCTTGGGTGCGGTGGGCATTCTCATCGCCGTTGCGGCCGCGGTGGCGGTTGCGGATTCCCCAGAATCACTCGGCATCGTGCCCAAGCCAAAGGAAAAACCGAACGCGAAGCCGGAGAGCACTGCCGCACTGTTATCTACCGTTTTCCTCTCCCCCGTAGCCTGGCAGGCATTCTTCATTCACTGGATTGGTCTGGGGGCCACCAACGTGTTTGTCATGCTGTGGGGAGTGCCCCTGATGACCGCGGGCATGGATTTTTCTAAGACTAGCGCCGGCTGGGTCCTGACGTGGTTTAGCGTGTGCATGGTGCTGGTTGGTCCCTTGCACGGCCGGTTATCCTCCCGAGCTCGGGGTTTCCGTCCCTGGCTGGCCTTGGGGTTTGTGGCTATCCACTGCGCGGTGTGGGTCCTGTTCTTCCTCTTTGGCGGCAGCTACCTCTCACTGTTCATCCTCATCAGCGTGGTGTCCCTGTGCACACCGGTGGCAAATTATGGATTCGACATTGTCCGTGAAAACCTGGATCGCCGCGTCGTCGCGACGGCGACGGGTCTGGGAAACATGGGCGGCTTCATTGCCACGGTCATCGGCGCCCAGCTCGTCGGCATGGTTCTCGATCACTTGGGCAATGGGCCGGACTATCCCTTCTATGACTTCCGGCTTGCTGCCTGGGCTGTCTTTGGCGTGTGGTGCATTGGCATCGTGGGTGTTCTCATCACCCACATCCTGCGCAGCCGGGGCGGGGAGGAAGGGCCGCACGCCAGAATCGTGCAAGTGGGTTAG
- the thrC gene encoding threonine synthase yields MKYISTRDTDRQPASFTDILLGGLAPDGGLYLPETYPRIDDATLTNWRQTLAEGGYAALAAEVLKLFVDDIPAEDLEGIAQRAYTYPKFDHEEIVPVSELGEGLYIGHLSEGPTAAFKDMAMQMLGELFEYELARRGETLNILGATSGDTGSSAEYAMRGRKGIRVFMLTPAGRMTPFQQAQMFGLDDPNICNIALDGVFDDCQDVVKAVSADANFKAENRIGAVNSINWARLMAQVVYYINCYLKVTTENTEKVSFSVPTGNFGDICAGHIARQMGLPIDRLIVATNENDVLDEFFRTGSYRPRSSEQTYKTSSPSMDISRASNFERFAFDLLGRDAAQIKELFGTKVKEGGFNVDKQALDAAHAEYGFLSGSSTHADRLATIKDVHERYDVLVDPHTADGIKVARGVQEEYGVDTPIICLETALPVKFAETIKEAIGSEPEVPERFAEILEAERHVTDLPNDAAAVKDYITQYIKSTEV; encoded by the coding sequence GTGAAGTACATTTCGACCCGCGATACCGACCGCCAGCCCGCCTCCTTTACGGATATCCTCCTCGGCGGTCTGGCCCCCGATGGCGGCCTCTACCTGCCGGAAACTTACCCCCGCATCGATGACGCCACTCTGACTAACTGGCGCCAGACCTTGGCGGAGGGTGGCTACGCGGCCTTGGCCGCCGAAGTGCTCAAGCTTTTTGTGGATGATATTCCCGCCGAAGACCTCGAAGGAATTGCCCAGCGCGCCTACACTTACCCCAAGTTTGACCACGAGGAGATCGTCCCCGTCAGCGAACTGGGGGAGGGCCTTTACATTGGCCACCTCTCTGAGGGGCCGACGGCCGCCTTCAAGGACATGGCCATGCAGATGTTGGGCGAGCTCTTCGAATACGAGCTGGCCCGTCGCGGCGAAACCCTCAATATTCTGGGCGCTACCTCTGGCGATACCGGTTCCTCGGCGGAGTACGCCATGCGCGGGCGCAAGGGCATCCGTGTCTTCATGCTGACCCCGGCCGGGCGCATGACGCCCTTCCAGCAGGCCCAGATGTTCGGCCTGGATGATCCGAATATCTGCAATATCGCCCTCGACGGCGTCTTTGATGATTGCCAGGACGTGGTCAAGGCTGTTTCGGCCGACGCTAATTTCAAGGCAGAGAACCGCATCGGCGCGGTCAACTCCATTAACTGGGCTCGCCTCATGGCGCAGGTGGTCTACTACATCAATTGCTACCTCAAGGTCACTACGGAAAACACGGAGAAAGTCTCCTTCAGCGTTCCGACCGGTAACTTCGGTGATATCTGCGCCGGCCACATCGCCCGCCAGATGGGCCTGCCCATTGATCGTCTCATCGTCGCGACCAATGAGAACGACGTGCTCGATGAGTTCTTCCGCACCGGCAGCTACCGCCCGCGCTCCTCGGAGCAGACGTACAAAACCTCCTCGCCGTCGATGGATATTTCCCGCGCCTCGAACTTCGAGCGCTTCGCTTTTGATCTGCTGGGCCGCGATGCCGCACAGATTAAGGAGCTTTTCGGGACGAAGGTGAAGGAAGGCGGGTTTAACGTCGACAAGCAGGCGCTCGACGCCGCCCACGCGGAGTACGGTTTCCTGTCCGGTTCCTCCACCCACGCGGACCGCCTCGCCACCATTAAGGATGTCCACGAGCGCTACGACGTGCTGGTGGACCCGCACACGGCTGACGGCATCAAGGTCGCCCGCGGGGTACAGGAAGAGTATGGGGTCGACACCCCAATCATCTGCCTGGAGACCGCCCTGCCGGTGAAGTTTGCGGAGACCATCAAGGAAGCCATTGGCAGCGAGCCGGAGGTGCCGGAGCGTTTCGCCGAAATCCTTGAAGCCGAGCGTCACGTCACCGACCTGCCAAACGATGCCGCGGCGGTGAAGGATTACATTACGCAGTACATTAAGAGCACGGAGGTTTAA
- a CDS encoding bifunctional [glutamine synthetase] adenylyltransferase/[glutamine synthetase]-adenylyl-L-tyrosine phosphorylase → MRPASVPSPATLGLTRPTAAEDLSRLGWDNPESLELLWTLAGAGDPDMALNTLMRIVEGAPEIGPAMREDETFRVRLIALLGGSSAFGDHLAAHAETWHELQRALPTPTEMLHTLLTEVGAEPATYVEQPDQPDTASPDLTSPGTYRAAPGDHKAPLKVAYRTLMMRIAAHDLAGTFHSRKGQSRPQPRVGFREVTRLTTALADAALTAALAGAVRVVYGDEALDAQLAVIAMGKCGAGELNYISDVDVVFVGSEATPRITRLASEFNRIGSACFFEVDANLRPEGKSGALVRTLDSHVAYYKRWAETWEFQALLKARPQTGYLPLGTDYLEQIGPMVWTASQRESFVEDVQAMRRRVLDNVPEKMRLRELKLGEGGLRDVEFAVQLLQLVHGRSDESLRTLATVDALAALVRAGYVGREDGTQLIEAYEFLRLLEHRLQLERFRRTHTLPEKDDNKALTWLAINSGFHPQGHQSAADQMNTQLRKIRLLISELHSRLFYRPLLNSVASMSADELKLSREAALLQLAALGYRHPDRAFEHLTSLAAGQSRKARIQAILLPTLMEWLSNTADPDMGLLNYRKLSEAAYDRTWFLRMLRDEGVVGQRLMKILGTSPFTAELIIRAPDVVKQLSDGAAGPKLLETKPEQVSSALINSTKRHADPDKAVSVARSLRRAELARIAAADLLGFLPVQQVCFELSTIWNAVLEAALRAEVRAWRLSHEDAEPPARIAVIGMGRLGGMELGFGSDADVIVVAEPTGDNAEEEALPWAIGIIEKLRRRLAKPSGDPPLDVDLGLRPEGRSGAVVRSIESYERYYSQWGEPWEMQALLRAAFVAGDEEVGTRFLTMVDAFRYPPKGVSEKTIRDIRRMKARVDNERLPRGADRNTHTKLGRGGLTDIEWTVQLLQMMHAHEVPALHDPSTLRVLDALEDNEVIPVEQVQELREAWLLATDARNALVLVRGKRVDQLPAPGPQLAQVAGAAGWEPERNQQFLEHYLKVTRHARKIVDEVFWGEAESFEHD, encoded by the coding sequence CGGTGATCATCTCGCTGCACACGCAGAAACCTGGCACGAGCTGCAGCGGGCGCTGCCGACTCCTACCGAAATGCTGCACACGCTGCTCACAGAGGTCGGGGCGGAACCTGCGACATACGTTGAGCAACCAGACCAGCCTGACACCGCGAGCCCCGACCTGACGTCTCCCGGCACCTACCGGGCAGCACCGGGGGACCACAAAGCACCACTCAAAGTGGCCTACCGAACACTGATGATGCGCATTGCCGCCCATGACCTCGCAGGTACATTTCACTCGCGCAAGGGCCAGTCACGCCCCCAGCCGCGAGTTGGTTTCCGGGAGGTCACTAGGCTGACCACAGCCCTCGCAGATGCCGCCTTGACGGCAGCACTCGCCGGCGCGGTCCGGGTGGTCTATGGGGATGAAGCACTCGATGCGCAGCTGGCCGTCATCGCGATGGGCAAGTGCGGCGCGGGCGAATTGAACTACATCTCCGACGTGGACGTGGTCTTCGTAGGCTCCGAGGCGACACCACGGATCACCCGCCTAGCGTCGGAGTTCAACCGGATTGGCTCGGCCTGCTTCTTCGAGGTTGACGCCAACCTGCGCCCGGAAGGTAAATCCGGTGCCTTGGTTCGAACGCTGGATTCACACGTGGCCTATTACAAGCGGTGGGCAGAAACCTGGGAGTTCCAAGCGCTGCTGAAGGCACGGCCGCAAACCGGCTATCTGCCCTTAGGCACGGACTACCTGGAACAGATCGGGCCGATGGTGTGGACTGCGTCGCAACGGGAGTCCTTCGTGGAAGACGTTCAAGCTATGCGCCGCCGCGTGCTGGATAATGTCCCCGAAAAGATGCGCCTTCGAGAGCTCAAGCTGGGGGAGGGCGGCCTGCGTGACGTGGAGTTCGCCGTCCAGTTGCTGCAGTTGGTGCACGGGCGCTCGGATGAATCGCTGCGCACGCTCGCCACGGTCGATGCACTGGCAGCGCTCGTGCGCGCCGGGTATGTCGGACGTGAAGACGGCACCCAGCTCATCGAGGCCTACGAGTTTCTGCGTTTGCTTGAGCACCGCCTTCAGCTGGAGCGTTTCCGCCGTACCCACACCTTGCCGGAGAAGGACGACAACAAGGCGCTCACGTGGTTGGCCATCAATTCAGGCTTTCACCCACAGGGGCATCAGTCGGCAGCGGACCAGATGAATACCCAGCTGCGGAAGATTCGCCTGCTTATCTCTGAGCTCCACTCGCGCTTGTTCTACCGCCCACTGCTCAATTCCGTGGCCTCGATGTCGGCGGATGAACTCAAGCTCTCCCGCGAAGCCGCGCTCTTGCAGCTGGCGGCACTGGGCTATCGCCACCCAGACCGAGCTTTTGAGCACCTCACCTCCCTCGCCGCGGGGCAATCGCGCAAGGCGCGCATCCAGGCCATTCTGCTGCCGACGTTGATGGAGTGGCTCTCCAATACCGCTGACCCGGATATGGGCCTGCTGAATTACCGCAAGCTTTCTGAGGCAGCTTATGACCGGACGTGGTTTTTGCGCATGCTTCGTGACGAAGGCGTTGTTGGCCAACGCCTCATGAAGATTCTGGGCACCTCGCCCTTTACGGCGGAGCTCATTATTCGCGCCCCGGACGTCGTCAAGCAGCTCTCCGATGGCGCGGCAGGGCCCAAGCTGTTGGAAACCAAGCCCGAGCAAGTGTCTTCCGCCTTGATTAATTCCACCAAGCGCCACGCGGACCCAGACAAGGCAGTATCGGTTGCCAGATCCCTCCGCCGCGCAGAGCTAGCGCGGATTGCCGCTGCTGATTTATTGGGCTTCTTGCCGGTTCAACAAGTGTGTTTTGAACTGTCCACCATCTGGAATGCTGTGCTGGAAGCCGCGCTGCGCGCCGAGGTCAGGGCGTGGAGGCTGAGCCATGAGGATGCCGAACCACCAGCCCGCATCGCCGTGATTGGCATGGGGCGGCTCGGTGGTATGGAGCTGGGCTTTGGTTCAGATGCCGATGTCATCGTGGTGGCGGAGCCAACAGGAGATAATGCCGAAGAAGAAGCTCTGCCATGGGCCATCGGCATCATTGAGAAACTGCGTCGCCGTCTGGCAAAGCCTTCCGGGGATCCGCCCTTGGACGTGGACTTGGGCCTGCGGCCAGAGGGGCGCTCGGGAGCGGTCGTGCGCTCGATCGAATCCTATGAGCGCTATTACTCGCAGTGGGGCGAGCCTTGGGAGATGCAGGCTTTGCTCCGCGCGGCCTTCGTGGCAGGAGATGAGGAGGTCGGTACACGTTTCCTCACCATGGTGGATGCCTTCCGCTATCCGCCGAAGGGCGTGAGTGAGAAGACGATTCGTGATATCCGCCGAATGAAGGCGCGCGTTGATAACGAACGCCTCCCGCGCGGCGCTGACCGCAATACCCACACCAAGCTGGGGCGCGGTGGGCTAACGGATATCGAATGGACCGTTCAGCTGCTCCAGATGATGCACGCCCACGAGGTTCCGGCGCTGCATGATCCGTCCACGCTGCGGGTGCTCGATGCCCTCGAGGACAATGAGGTTATCCCTGTCGAGCAAGTGCAGGAGTTGCGGGAGGCTTGGCTCTTGGCCACCGATGCCCGCAATGCGCTCGTGCTGGTGCGCGGCAAGCGCGTGGACCAGCTTCCGGCACCGGGCCCGCAGCTGGCGCAGGTGGCCGGCGCGGCCGGGTGGGAGCCCGAGCGTAATCAGCAATTCCTGGAGCATTACCTCAAAGTGACCAGGCACGCGCGGAAGATAGTGGATGAGGTGTTCTGGGGTGAAGCAGAATCCTTCGAGCATGACTAG
- a CDS encoding TDT family transporter, whose protein sequence is MPAVTEKFRQLPPPGPAWGGSLMGTSIVSRLLVEEGMLTGSAVFAALSCVILLVLTVGFAVYRQPSFARTSMAEWSMYFIGILALGAALSGLTDIGTFRLVGFWIGGPVTVITWAIQLTRFDGQPRFTWGLPLVGPMISSSVAGFLALDYGHAYHVMGTVLFVMSLSTAVPIFIRVYWAAWQGKVNLTGANSATAWVPLGVVGQSTTAMQILYPGSFSVYYGLTAMVIAIPLALYAMVTFYPNVARWVDYSPAWWACTFPPGTVSMGGHQIALVNGSELLDLIALSIPVLLIAHWSACSCRFISWIIKGRRAQRSGASPVSD, encoded by the coding sequence ATGCCAGCTGTGACTGAGAAATTCCGCCAACTGCCACCGCCCGGCCCCGCGTGGGGCGGCAGCCTCATGGGCACCTCCATCGTCTCCCGGCTGCTCGTTGAGGAAGGCATGCTGACAGGTTCCGCTGTTTTCGCAGCACTGTCCTGCGTCATCCTCCTCGTGCTGACAGTAGGTTTCGCGGTCTACCGCCAGCCCAGCTTTGCCCGGACCTCCATGGCGGAATGGTCCATGTACTTCATCGGCATCCTGGCGCTCGGCGCAGCACTGTCGGGTTTGACGGATATCGGAACATTCCGTCTAGTGGGCTTTTGGATAGGCGGCCCCGTCACCGTCATCACCTGGGCTATTCAGCTCACCCGCTTCGACGGCCAGCCGCGGTTTACCTGGGGCCTGCCGCTGGTCGGCCCCATGATTTCCTCCTCCGTAGCCGGCTTCCTCGCCTTGGACTATGGCCATGCATACCACGTCATGGGCACGGTTCTTTTTGTCATGTCGCTTTCTACGGCGGTCCCTATCTTCATCCGCGTGTACTGGGCCGCCTGGCAGGGCAAGGTCAATCTCACCGGCGCCAACTCCGCGACGGCCTGGGTTCCGCTGGGCGTGGTGGGCCAATCCACTACCGCGATGCAGATCCTCTATCCCGGTAGCTTCTCTGTCTATTACGGGCTTACCGCAATGGTGATCGCCATTCCCCTCGCGCTCTATGCCATGGTCACCTTCTACCCCAACGTGGCTCGCTGGGTGGATTACTCGCCTGCGTGGTGGGCGTGCACCTTTCCGCCGGGAACGGTCAGCATGGGCGGGCACCAGATAGCGCTGGTAAATGGCTCTGAGCTCCTAGACCTCATCGCGCTCAGCATCCCGGTACTCCTCATCGCGCACTGGTCTGCCTGCTCCTGCCGCTTCATTAGCTGGATCATCAAAGGCCGGCGCGCACAGCGAAGCGGGGCCAGCCCAGTCTCGGACTAG
- a CDS encoding META domain-containing protein — translation MISRILKKVTTATAFVALAGGVLGAGTAGAQEMSSADSVKTSQIQELSSRLFGDSFSSSKDSEAPEGSGLIEKYEDVDGLQDKLPADEAQKVLNGTFTAKKNPDISVTFNEDGTLNFNDGCNSGGGSYTLDQTDAIVVENLNSTMRACGPDEMADADALNAILSAKPVVIPVEGNTFALGSQGQVIQFEKAEN, via the coding sequence ATGATTTCACGCATACTGAAGAAAGTAACCACTGCAACCGCGTTCGTCGCCCTCGCCGGCGGCGTCCTGGGTGCCGGTACCGCCGGTGCGCAAGAGATGTCCTCCGCCGACTCCGTGAAGACCAGCCAGATCCAGGAGCTGAGCTCGCGTCTGTTCGGTGACTCCTTCTCCTCCTCCAAGGATTCGGAAGCACCGGAAGGCTCTGGCTTGATTGAGAAGTACGAGGACGTCGACGGTCTGCAGGATAAGCTGCCAGCTGACGAGGCCCAGAAGGTTCTCAACGGTACTTTCACCGCAAAGAAGAACCCGGACATCTCCGTGACCTTCAATGAGGATGGCACGCTGAACTTCAACGATGGCTGCAATTCCGGTGGTGGTAGCTACACGCTGGATCAGACCGATGCCATCGTGGTGGAGAACCTGAATTCTACGATGCGTGCCTGCGGCCCGGATGAGATGGCCGATGCCGATGCGCTCAACGCCATCCTCTCCGCCAAGCCAGTGGTCATCCCCGTAGAGGGCAACACCTTTGCGCTGGGCAGCCAGGGCCAGGTCATTCAGTTTGAGAAGGCCGAGAACTAA
- a CDS encoding S1 family peptidase: protein MPRFLLLGALSTAALAAAGCTVHTGVEPVPEAASHPFENATIEPPPPQTHTPGASPVPPGAALDISSMQPVPGEAFDFNLCTVAWSFVLDDGRTIAVTASHCGEPGDTVWAGAADGEFIYPAEPVGSIIYSDLSAPDTHQLDFALVEITRQAEFYVPQDMPTSVVAAEQEELPDEVCKLGRITGETCGPLTHGEGHGKLQFGERTVDTISARAHVCSTHGDSGAPVFGAPGSPYEGVIVGVLSGTTEAAAGSEGCAHGSEAEMSFTPASDIEALLPEILAQL from the coding sequence ATGCCTAGGTTTCTCCTGCTTGGGGCACTCAGCACAGCAGCTCTGGCGGCGGCTGGGTGCACGGTGCACACGGGCGTTGAGCCCGTTCCCGAGGCCGCCTCACATCCGTTCGAGAACGCCACTATTGAGCCGCCCCCGCCGCAAACACACACTCCGGGTGCGTCTCCGGTGCCGCCGGGGGCAGCATTGGATATCTCTAGCATGCAGCCCGTTCCCGGCGAAGCCTTCGACTTCAACCTCTGTACGGTGGCATGGAGCTTTGTGCTTGACGACGGCCGCACCATCGCCGTTACCGCCTCCCATTGCGGTGAGCCCGGGGATACGGTGTGGGCGGGTGCCGCGGACGGGGAGTTCATTTACCCGGCCGAGCCCGTTGGCAGCATCATCTACTCCGACCTCAGCGCACCGGACACGCACCAGCTTGATTTTGCCTTAGTGGAGATAACGCGGCAGGCGGAGTTTTATGTTCCGCAGGACATGCCCACCAGCGTGGTCGCGGCCGAGCAGGAGGAACTTCCCGATGAGGTGTGCAAGCTGGGGCGCATCACCGGTGAGACCTGCGGCCCGCTCACACACGGAGAGGGACACGGGAAACTCCAGTTTGGTGAGCGCACTGTGGATACTATCTCTGCGCGCGCCCACGTCTGCTCCACACACGGTGATTCCGGCGCACCGGTCTTTGGCGCGCCGGGCAGCCCCTATGAAGGCGTGATTGTGGGAGTTCTGTCCGGTACGACGGAAGCGGCCGCGGGTAGCGAGGGTTGTGCTCACGGCTCGGAGGCAGAGATGTCTTTTACTCCCGCCTCTGACATTGAGGCGCTCCTGCCGGAGATTCTGGCGCAGCTCTAA